In one window of Henckelia pumila isolate YLH828 chromosome 1, ASM3356847v2, whole genome shotgun sequence DNA:
- the LOC140862994 gene encoding uncharacterized protein, translated as MARFLCGLNREIQDQVELCHCIGLGEMVQTTMKVEQQLKRRGAGRLPFGGGLSKSWRPNFAKRVDNKSVYKPKSDTKLEAPKQVVKVMGKNYDDMSALVDPDDEDGLGAVVGELLVTRRILNTQHKEEEESQRENIFHTRCFVNGKVCSLIIDGGSCTNVASCELVKKLGLPLLKHHQPYRLQWFNDCVKVRVNRRVVVPFSIGKYVDEKCVFCTSELVFLGFVVSAQVVKVDEENVSSIWDWPTPTSIGQIRSFHGLASFYRRFVKDFSTLVAPMTAVIKKNVPFHWGEEQDKSFNILKQKLINDLLLVFPDFTNKFEIECDASGVGIRGVLTQGGRPVAVHSTTNYSPFEVVYDFNPLTPLDLMLLPMSERVNMDGKKKSEFVKSLHEKVRENIKKKNLQYTKQANKGRKKVVFEPGDWIWLHLRKEHFLEKRRSKLLPQGDGPFQVVERINDNAYKLDLSGECNKMKEI; from the exons atggctCGATTCTTgtgtggtttgaatagagaaatacaagatcaagtggagcttTGTCACTGTATTGGTTTGGGCGAGATGGTGCAGACGACCATGAAGGTGGAACAACAGCTCAAGCGAAGAGGAGCTGGCCGATTACCTTTCGGTGGAGGATTGTCAAAGTCTTGGCGTCCAAACTTTGCAAAACGGGTGGATAACAAGTCGGTGTACAAACCAAAATCtgacaccaaattggaggcacCAAAGCAAGTGGTAAAAG TGATGGGGaaaaattatgatgatatgtCTGCGTTAGTAGATCCTGATGATGAGGATGGGCTTGGGGCTGTTGTTGGTGAATTATTGGTGACTAGGAGAATTTTAAATACACAACATAAGGAAGAGGAAGAGAGCCAGagggaaaatatttttcatactcGTTGTTTTGTGAATGGGAAGGTGTGCAGTCTTATTATTGATGGGGGTAGTTGTACCAATGTAGCGAGTTGCGAACTTGTGAAAAAATTGGGGTTGCCTCTCTTGAAGCATCATCAACCATATAGATTGCAATGGTTCAATGACTGTGTGAAGGTGAGAGTTAATAGGAGAGTTGTGGTGCCATTTTCTATTGGCAAGTATGTTGATGAG aaatgtgtgttttgtacaagtGAACTCgtatttcttggttttgttgtgagtgcacAAGTTGTGAAAGTTGATGAAGAAAATGTGAGTTCCATTTGGGATTGGCCGACGCCTACGTCCATTGGTCaaattcgaagttttcatggacTTGCGAGTTTTTATAGGAGGTTCGTGAAGGATTTTAGTACATTGGTGGCGCCCATGACCGCGGTTATCAAGAAAAACGTTCcgttccattggggcgaggagcaagataAGTCTTTTAATATCCTTAAGCAAAAGTTGATTAATGATCTTTTACTTGTTTTTCCTGATTTTACTAATaagtttgaaattgaatgtgatgcatcaggtgtaggaattAGAGGCGTTTTGACACAAGGTGGAAGGCCAGTGGC CGTGCATTCTACTACGAATTATTCACCTTTTGAAGTTGTTTATGACTTTAACCCATTGactccgttggatttgatgttgttacctatgagtgaaagggttaatatgGATGGAAAGAAGAAATCTGAATTTGTGAAGAGCTTGCATGAGAAAGTACGTGAGAATATCAAGAAgaagaatttgcagtatactAAGCAAGCGAATAAAGGAAGAAAGAAGGTTGTCTTTGAACCCGGTGATTGGATTTGGTTGCATCTGAGAAAAGAGCATTTTCTAGAGAAGAGACGTTCAAAGTTGTTACCTCAAGGGGATGGACCTTTTCAAGTCGTGGAGCGAATCAACGACAATGCCTACAAACTAGATCTGTCAGGTGAGTGTAAT AAGATGAaagagatttga